From a single Osmerus eperlanus chromosome 8, fOsmEpe2.1, whole genome shotgun sequence genomic region:
- the LOC134025258 gene encoding rho-related GTP-binding protein RhoB has translation MADIRKKLVVVGDGACGKTCLLIVFSKDEFPEVYVPTVFENYVADIEVDTKQVQLALWDTAGQEDYDRLRPLSYPDTDVILMCFSVDSPDSLENIPEKWVPEVKHFCPNVPIILVANKRDLRNDENVRNELSRMKQEPVKTEDGRAMAMRIGAYDYLECSAKTKDGIREVFETATRAALQKRSSPSTGCANCCLLL, from the coding sequence ATGGCAGATATACGTAAGAAACTTGTCGTGGTTGGCGACGGCGCGTGTGGAAAAACCTGCTTGCTTATTGTATTTAGCAAAGACGAGTTTCCAGAGGTGTAtgttccaactgtgtttgagAACTATGTGGCTGACATTGAAGTGGACACTAAGCAAGTCCAACTAGCATTGTGGGACACAGCCGGCCAGGAGGACTATGACCGCCTTCGCCCACTGTCCTATCCGGACACTGATGTCATTTTGATGTGCTTCTCAGTGGATAGCCCAGATTCACTTGAAAATATTCCTGAGAAATGGGTACCAGAGGTTAAACACTTTTGTCCAAATGTGCCCATTATTCTTGTAGCGAACAAAAGGGATTTGCGTAACGATGAGAATGTCAGAAACGAGTTGTCCAGAATGAAGCAAGAACCTGTAAAAACCGAGGACGGACGAGCCATGGCCATGCGCATTGGCGCATATGACTATTTGGAGTGCTCTGCGAAAACTAAGGACGGTATACGGGAAGTGTTTGAGACTGCGACACGCGCTGCTTTACAGAAGAGATCCAGTCCATCTACAGGTTGTGCCAATTGCTGTCTGTTGTTATGA